A genomic segment from Triticum dicoccoides isolate Atlit2015 ecotype Zavitan chromosome 1A, WEW_v2.0, whole genome shotgun sequence encodes:
- the LOC119330548 gene encoding uncharacterized protein LOC119330548, with product MDKVKSHGSKQRRSGRGRISRMLRQQKARLYIIQRCVVMLLCYHD from the coding sequence ATGGACAAGGTGAAGAGCCATGGCAGCAAGCAGAGGCGGTCAGGAAGAGGAAGGATCAGCAGGATGTTGAGGCAACAAAAGGCCAGGCTCTACATCATCCAGCGATGCGTAGTCATGCTCCTCTGCTACCATGACTGA